The following are encoded together in the Flavobacterium sp. TR2 genome:
- a CDS encoding pentapeptide repeat-containing protein: MKKESEYFLDKEYNTIIYAKDDLNFKDFESCVFNNCDFSACTFLAVTFIDCVFNDCIFNQAKINYVALRTVTFNRCEIKEVNFAMCDKLIFEVRFNDCILDFSKFYTLKLKGTPFTNCSLIAVDFMATDLTSVIFDNCDLYRSEFAKAIANKADFKTSYNYTIDPSKTKLKKAVFSLNEVKGLLFKHDVIVS; this comes from the coding sequence TTGAAAAAAGAAAGCGAATATTTTCTTGATAAAGAGTACAATACAATTATTTACGCCAAAGATGACTTGAATTTTAAGGACTTTGAATCTTGCGTTTTCAATAATTGCGATTTTTCTGCCTGCACTTTTCTTGCCGTTACTTTTATCGACTGCGTTTTTAATGATTGCATTTTCAATCAGGCAAAAATTAATTACGTTGCTTTGAGAACGGTTACTTTTAACCGATGCGAAATTAAGGAAGTAAATTTTGCCATGTGCGACAAACTCATTTTTGAAGTTCGATTTAATGATTGCATCCTCGATTTTTCAAAATTCTACACCTTAAAATTAAAAGGAACTCCGTTTACCAACTGCAGTCTAATAGCTGTAGATTTTATGGCCACAGATTTAACCAGCGTAATTTTTGACAATTGCGATTTGTATCGTTCTGAATTTGCCAAAGCCATCGCCAATAAAGCCGATTTTAAAACGAGTTATAATTATACTATTGATCCTTCTAAAACTAAACTGAAGAAAGCTGTTTTTTCTTTGAATGAAGTAAAAGGTTTATTGTTTAAGCATGATGTGATTGTTTCTTAA
- a CDS encoding HAMP domain-containing sensor histidine kinase, producing MDIRKKITFNYVALSTFSTSLLCIIVFFLFRENNRYHFLKRLDDRAKIVASIHFQKDPEKIKYYKNLQKNGLEELIEEEEYVLKINSHNSFDYNTNLNLPNTFYTNILSTGKDSYEKDNKYYLGQIFEENNQKYIVIVGARDRKGKDTTVYIVKIMLFGGIGFVILAFLLGRYLAKRVINPVARITKEVKRISASNLHNRLPEVKNSDEISDLTNTFNNMLDRLETSFEIQANFINNASHELKTPITTIIAESEIMLLKEREKHEYVESLQNIYSQASRLGNLTESLLKLTQTGYDGQKQVSDIARMDELLLDVKSDLDKIYPDNRVSIKLNFAPEDSNLLLLPCNKPLLELAINNIITNGVKYSDNNEVFVNLSANKEMIKIAINDIGIGIPPEDIPHLYEPFFRGKIAAKYIGYGLGLPLASKIIRMHDGELQVQSEQNKGTIVTIIFKKGNIKKSNV from the coding sequence ATGGATATTAGAAAAAAAATTACTTTTAATTACGTTGCCCTTTCTACCTTTAGTACTTCGCTATTGTGTATCATTGTTTTTTTCTTGTTCAGAGAAAATAATCGATACCATTTTTTAAAGCGTTTAGATGATAGAGCCAAAATTGTAGCTTCGATTCATTTTCAAAAAGACCCTGAAAAAATTAAATATTACAAAAATCTTCAAAAAAATGGTCTTGAAGAACTAATCGAAGAAGAAGAGTATGTGCTAAAAATAAATAGCCATAACAGTTTTGATTATAATACGAATCTGAATCTGCCGAATACTTTTTACACTAATATTTTAAGCACGGGAAAAGATTCTTACGAAAAAGATAACAAGTATTATTTGGGACAGATTTTTGAAGAAAACAACCAGAAATATATTGTAATTGTTGGTGCTAGAGATCGTAAAGGAAAAGATACAACGGTTTACATTGTCAAAATTATGCTTTTTGGCGGTATTGGTTTTGTGATTTTGGCTTTTCTTTTAGGACGATACTTGGCAAAACGAGTTATCAATCCCGTAGCAAGAATTACCAAAGAAGTAAAAAGAATCAGTGCTTCTAACTTGCACAACCGTCTTCCGGAAGTTAAAAACTCTGATGAAATTTCAGATTTGACCAATACATTCAATAATATGCTGGATCGACTGGAAACTTCTTTTGAGATTCAGGCAAACTTTATCAATAATGCTTCTCATGAACTCAAAACGCCAATAACAACCATTATTGCCGAGTCAGAGATTATGCTGCTTAAAGAAAGAGAAAAGCATGAATATGTAGAATCTTTGCAAAATATATACAGCCAGGCTTCAAGATTAGGAAACTTAACTGAAAGTCTTCTAAAATTGACGCAAACAGGTTATGACGGACAAAAACAAGTGTCAGACATTGCCCGAATGGACGAATTATTATTGGATGTCAAATCTGATCTTGACAAAATCTATCCGGATAATCGCGTTAGCATTAAACTTAATTTTGCTCCAGAAGATTCCAATCTGCTCTTGCTGCCATGCAATAAACCGCTTTTAGAGCTGGCAATTAACAATATTATTACCAATGGAGTAAAGTATTCTGATAATAACGAGGTATTTGTAAATCTTTCTGCAAACAAAGAAATGATCAAAATTGCGATCAACGATATCGGAATCGGAATTCCTCCAGAAGATATTCCGCATTTGTATGAGCCTTTCTTTAGAGGTAAAATTGCTGCCAAATACATTGGATATGGTTTAGGGCTTCCTTTGGCATCTAAAATCATTAGAATGCATGATGGCGAACTTCAGGTGCAATCGGAGCAAAACAAAGGAACTATTGTTACAATTATCTTCAAAAAGGGTAACATTAAAAAATCTAATGTTTAA
- a CDS encoding response regulator transcription factor codes for MKLLIVEDEPNLLSILRKGFAENNNEVSVAMDGKTAMEMIHNYTFDVVILDVMLPDVNGIEICRRLRAAKNFVPILLLTALGTSENIVTGLNAGADDYLVKPFKFGELDARVNALYRRSQQETEKIDTITIGDLEINGRAKTVKRDGENIILTAKEFKLLYYLAKNTGRIVSRDQILDNVWDINFDMNTNVVDVYITYLRRKIDKPYSTKLIHTMKGLGYVIKP; via the coding sequence ATGAAATTACTGATAGTTGAAGATGAGCCAAATCTATTATCGATATTACGAAAAGGTTTTGCAGAAAATAATAATGAAGTAAGCGTTGCTATGGATGGTAAAACTGCCATGGAAATGATTCATAATTATACCTTCGATGTGGTAATTTTAGACGTTATGCTTCCTGATGTTAACGGAATTGAAATCTGCAGAAGACTTCGTGCAGCCAAAAATTTTGTTCCAATTTTACTTCTAACTGCTTTAGGGACTTCAGAAAACATTGTGACAGGACTTAATGCTGGCGCCGATGATTATTTGGTTAAGCCTTTTAAATTTGGAGAATTAGATGCCAGAGTAAATGCGCTGTACAGACGATCGCAACAGGAAACAGAGAAAATTGATACCATCACAATTGGTGATTTAGAAATAAACGGACGCGCAAAAACGGTAAAAAGAGATGGCGAAAACATCATTTTGACTGCCAAAGAATTTAAGCTTTTGTATTATTTGGCAAAAAATACCGGACGCATCGTTTCGCGCGACCAAATTTTGGATAATGTCTGGGATATTAATTTTGATATGAATACCAACGTTGTCGATGTGTATATTACGTACTTAAGAAGAAAGATAGATAAGCCTTATTCGACCAAACTTATTCATACGATGAAAGGTTTGGGGTATGTTATAAAACCATAA
- a CDS encoding outer membrane protein assembly factor has translation MVLFFQNNAVQYKSKILGLIFLISFNLCAQEEIQNSKICPPKTILEIFKKKDSVYVVKPIKNSFFLIIPAIGSQPATGFFYGAVAQYTFKGKEEADKYSIANVGITYTTKKQWLVNVKNNILLKNNKIFLSGDYRLYIFSQPNYGLGTNIIPPRREQEPGFSIDSIAQPMDYNYFKFHQSVSFQVRPNFYVGGGINIDWYSSIVDKNLDIANGNFTYHYNYNQKYGFDEAEYFLNGVSLNLVYDSRDNQVNASRGWFANINYRFNPEIFDNQEVSNVLYAEYRNFIPVSQKDKRYILALWTYGQFVTKGKVPYLNLPAIGWDQRSRSGEGYTQGLFRGTNLVYLATEFRFPITCNQMLSGTVFTNFVTTSNPDTNTKLFEYVQPAFGFGLRVLIDKATKTNLIADYAWGNNSKGFYLNAGETF, from the coding sequence ATGGTGCTTTTTTTTCAAAATAATGCCGTTCAGTACAAGTCAAAAATCTTAGGATTAATATTTCTTATTTCCTTTAATTTATGTGCTCAGGAAGAAATTCAAAACTCCAAAATCTGCCCTCCTAAAACAATATTAGAAATCTTCAAAAAAAAGGATTCTGTTTATGTTGTCAAGCCCATAAAAAACAGCTTTTTCTTGATTATTCCAGCGATAGGTTCCCAGCCAGCAACAGGCTTTTTTTATGGCGCAGTGGCGCAATATACTTTTAAAGGAAAAGAAGAGGCCGATAAATATTCAATAGCAAATGTTGGAATAACCTATACCACAAAAAAACAATGGCTGGTAAATGTCAAGAATAATATTTTGCTCAAAAACAACAAGATATTTTTGAGCGGCGATTATCGTTTGTATATTTTTTCGCAACCCAATTATGGTTTAGGAACAAATATTATTCCGCCTCGCCGCGAACAAGAGCCAGGTTTTAGCATTGATTCTATTGCACAGCCAATGGATTATAATTATTTTAAATTTCATCAATCCGTTTCTTTTCAGGTTCGTCCAAACTTTTATGTTGGCGGCGGTATAAATATCGATTGGTATTCTAGCATTGTCGATAAAAATCTCGATATTGCCAATGGAAACTTCACGTATCATTATAATTACAATCAGAAATATGGATTCGATGAAGCGGAATATTTCTTAAACGGTGTGAGTCTTAATTTGGTTTATGATTCCAGAGATAATCAGGTTAATGCATCTCGCGGATGGTTTGCAAACATAAATTATCGTTTTAATCCAGAAATATTTGATAATCAGGAAGTAAGTAATGTTTTGTATGCCGAATACCGAAATTTTATACCGGTTTCGCAGAAAGACAAAAGATATATTTTGGCACTTTGGACTTACGGACAGTTTGTTACCAAAGGAAAAGTTCCGTATTTAAATTTGCCTGCAATTGGTTGGGATCAGCGCAGCCGAAGCGGTGAGGGGTATACGCAGGGATTGTTTAGAGGTACAAATTTGGTGTATCTGGCAACTGAATTTAGGTTTCCAATAACCTGCAATCAAATGCTGAGCGGTACCGTTTTTACGAATTTTGTAACCACAAGCAATCCAGATACCAATACCAAGCTTTTTGAATATGTGCAGCCAGCTTTTGGTTTCGGACTTCGTGTTTTAATCGATAAAGCAACAAAAACCAATCTTATCGCAGATTATGCTTGGGGGAATAATTCAAAAGGCTTTTATTTGAATGCAGGAGAGACTTTTTAA
- the aspA gene encoding aspartate ammonia-lyase, whose protein sequence is MDSTRKEHDFLGELEIPNHLYYGIQTFRAVENFNITGIPISKEPLFIKALGYVKKAAAMANKDCGAIDSKIAEAICYGSDQVIAGKFDQEFVSDLIQGGAGTSVNMNANEVIANIGLEYLGHKKGEYNFLHPNNHVNCSQSTNDAYPSAFRIALYLKMESFIKTFAGLEVAFAKKGEEFKDVLKMGRTQLQDAVPMTLGQEFKAYATTIGEDIQRLKNAQELLLEINMGATAIGTKVNAPEGYPEICVKYLADEVGIPLTLSPDLIEATVDTGAYVQIMGTLKRSAVKISKICNDLRLLSSGPRTGLNEINLPARQPGSSIMPGKVNPVIPEVVNQTCFYVIGQDLTVTMAAEAGQLQLNVMEPVIAFAMFTSLDYLSNAIQTLIDKCINGITANVDHCYNMVMNSIGIVTQLNPIIGYEESASIAGEALKTGKSVHQIAVLERKLITQEKWNEIYSLENLIHPKFITK, encoded by the coding sequence ATGGACTCAACAAGAAAAGAACATGATTTTCTAGGAGAATTAGAAATTCCAAATCATTTATACTACGGAATCCAGACTTTTAGAGCAGTAGAGAACTTTAATATTACTGGAATTCCAATTTCAAAAGAACCTTTGTTTATCAAAGCTTTAGGTTATGTGAAAAAAGCGGCAGCTATGGCTAACAAAGATTGTGGTGCTATTGATTCTAAAATAGCTGAAGCCATCTGTTATGGAAGCGATCAGGTTATTGCCGGTAAATTTGATCAGGAGTTTGTGAGCGATTTGATTCAAGGCGGTGCAGGGACTTCTGTTAATATGAATGCCAACGAAGTTATTGCTAATATCGGTTTAGAATATTTGGGGCATAAAAAAGGAGAATACAATTTTCTGCATCCCAATAATCATGTAAACTGCTCTCAGTCTACAAATGATGCTTATCCGTCGGCTTTTAGAATTGCTTTGTACCTTAAAATGGAAAGCTTTATTAAAACTTTTGCAGGTTTAGAAGTCGCTTTCGCTAAAAAAGGAGAAGAATTTAAGGATGTTTTAAAGATGGGAAGGACGCAACTGCAAGATGCGGTTCCTATGACTTTAGGACAGGAATTTAAAGCTTATGCTACTACAATTGGGGAAGATATACAGCGTTTAAAAAATGCTCAGGAATTGCTGTTGGAAATCAATATGGGCGCAACAGCCATTGGAACAAAAGTAAATGCTCCCGAAGGCTATCCTGAGATTTGCGTGAAATATTTAGCAGATGAGGTTGGAATTCCGTTGACACTTTCTCCAGATTTAATTGAAGCTACTGTAGACACGGGAGCTTACGTTCAGATTATGGGGACTCTAAAGCGTTCTGCGGTTAAGATCTCTAAAATCTGCAACGACTTGCGTTTATTGAGTTCAGGGCCAAGAACAGGTTTGAATGAAATTAACCTTCCGGCACGCCAGCCAGGTTCGTCTATTATGCCGGGAAAAGTGAATCCGGTGATTCCAGAAGTGGTAAATCAGACTTGTTTTTATGTTATTGGCCAAGATTTAACCGTTACGATGGCGGCAGAAGCTGGGCAATTGCAGCTGAATGTTATGGAGCCAGTTATTGCTTTTGCTATGTTTACTTCGTTAGATTATCTTTCAAATGCGATTCAAACATTAATCGATAAATGCATTAACGGAATTACGGCAAATGTAGACCACTGCTACAATATGGTGATGAACAGCATTGGAATTGTAACGCAGTTAAACCCGATTATTGGTTATGAAGAAAGTGCCAGTATTGCGGGCGAAGCTTTAAAAACAGGTAAAAGCGTGCATCAGATTGCAGTTCTGGAAAGGAAATTAATCACACAGGAAAAATGGAACGAAATTTATTCTCTAGAGAATTTAATTCACCCAAAGTTTATCACCAAATAA
- a CDS encoding PLP-dependent aminotransferase family protein — translation MKNSNYLYLQFADRIEKQIKSGVLNVGDKLPSIREVCAETGYSMSTVSKAYYEVESRSLIEARPQSGYYVSNISARVIPEPSASTPILALENIEREDLVDLVYSDMRKKDITMLSLGFPSNELLPIAKLNKGMVQAMRQLPNSGTSYEEIEGNSNLRKEIARWSFTWGGSLTEDDIITTPGCISAISDCLLTLTKPGDTIITESPVYFGILQLARSLGLYVMELPTNMTTGIELEAVKKTLASNKVKACVLMSNFSNPSGSMLPNEHKKEIVRLMDFYNVPLIEDDIHGDLYFGSSRPTNCKTYDESGIVLCCSSVSKTLAPGYRVGWVSPGKFKKELLRTKLYHTISSPTITHEVVGDFLKNGRYENHLRKIRQILNRNCTNYINTVLESFPAGTKVSQPQGGFFLWVELDKKIDTAAFYHLALKHNISIAPGRIFSFQNQFSNCMRLSFGLPWSNELRTAIQTLGRLAKQL, via the coding sequence ATGAAAAATTCGAATTACTTATATCTTCAATTTGCAGACCGAATCGAAAAGCAGATTAAATCGGGTGTTTTAAATGTGGGCGACAAACTTCCTTCTATACGCGAAGTGTGTGCGGAGACAGGCTACAGCATGAGCACCGTTAGCAAAGCGTATTATGAAGTAGAAAGCCGTTCTTTGATCGAAGCACGTCCGCAATCGGGGTATTATGTAAGTAATATTTCGGCTCGAGTAATACCAGAACCATCAGCGAGCACGCCTATTTTAGCACTGGAAAATATTGAGCGAGAAGATTTGGTCGATTTGGTTTATAGCGATATGCGCAAAAAAGACATTACGATGCTTTCGCTTGGCTTTCCTTCAAATGAATTGCTTCCAATTGCGAAACTCAATAAAGGAATGGTTCAGGCCATGCGCCAATTGCCAAATAGCGGTACGAGTTATGAAGAAATTGAAGGAAATAGCAATTTAAGGAAAGAAATTGCTCGCTGGTCTTTTACTTGGGGCGGCTCTCTGACCGAAGATGATATTATAACGACTCCGGGCTGCATTTCGGCAATTTCAGACTGTTTACTGACACTGACTAAACCCGGTGATACTATTATAACAGAAAGTCCCGTTTACTTTGGGATTCTCCAGCTTGCGCGATCTTTAGGGTTGTATGTTATGGAACTCCCAACCAATATGACAACGGGAATTGAACTCGAAGCGGTAAAAAAAACACTTGCTTCAAACAAAGTAAAAGCCTGCGTTTTAATGAGCAATTTCAGTAATCCGTCGGGAAGTATGCTGCCCAACGAGCATAAAAAAGAAATTGTCCGCTTAATGGATTTTTATAATGTTCCTCTAATTGAAGACGATATTCATGGCGATTTATATTTTGGCTCTAGCCGCCCGACCAACTGCAAAACCTATGACGAAAGCGGTATTGTTTTGTGCTGCAGTTCGGTTTCCAAAACTTTGGCGCCAGGCTATCGCGTTGGCTGGGTTTCTCCAGGAAAATTTAAAAAAGAGCTTTTACGAACCAAATTGTATCACACCATCTCCTCGCCTACCATTACGCACGAGGTAGTGGGAGATTTTCTAAAAAATGGCCGCTATGAAAATCATCTTAGAAAAATTCGACAGATTCTAAATCGAAACTGCACGAACTATATTAATACTGTTTTAGAATCTTTTCCAGCAGGTACAAAAGTGAGCCAGCCTCAAGGCGGTTTTTTCCTTTGGGTAGAATTGGATAAAAAAATCGATACTGCGGCTTTTTACCATTTGGCGCTAAAACATAATATTAGCATTGCTCCGGGAAGGATTTTCTCGTTTCAAAACCAGTTTTCTAATTGTATGCGATTGAGTTTTGGTCTGCCTTGGTCTAATGAATTGCGAACTGCTATTCAGACGCTTGGAAGATTGGCGAAGCAGTTGTAA
- a CDS encoding bestrophin family protein, whose protein sequence is MLLKKRIPMKYVLGKIKVEIALVLAYTILFEIFHHYFINLPVDIPIAIPTMIGTIISLLLAFKSNQAYDRWWEARIVWGAVVNDSRTLIRQVLTFYEDPDFSVEASEFKENFAKRQIAWCYSLGESLRNRNAIKPLEGLLNEDEIKYIKNHQNIPNAILMLHARDLRNAKNEKKINMYQQVEIDNTLSRLCDEMGKCERIKNTIFPTTYSMYIRLTLCLFILLLPFGLTSVLSWFAIPLITAIGAAFFLIERMAIHLQDPFENRPTDTPVTAIANTIEKNIKQMLNEYQSEFDILNEFDLKDEPKKVEKDAYFVL, encoded by the coding sequence ATGTTATTAAAGAAAAGAATACCAATGAAGTACGTTCTCGGGAAAATTAAAGTAGAAATTGCACTTGTATTGGCTTATACGATACTATTCGAAATTTTCCATCATTATTTTATTAACCTTCCTGTAGATATCCCGATTGCCATTCCGACCATGATCGGAACCATTATTTCTTTATTATTGGCTTTTAAGTCCAATCAGGCTTATGACAGATGGTGGGAAGCAAGAATTGTCTGGGGAGCTGTTGTAAACGATTCGAGAACCTTAATCCGTCAGGTTTTAACCTTCTATGAAGATCCTGATTTTTCTGTTGAAGCGAGCGAGTTCAAAGAAAATTTTGCCAAAAGACAAATTGCATGGTGCTATAGTTTAGGAGAATCGCTTAGAAATAGAAACGCAATAAAACCGCTCGAAGGATTGCTAAACGAAGATGAAATTAAATACATTAAAAATCATCAAAACATTCCGAATGCGATTTTAATGCTACACGCAAGAGACCTGCGAAATGCGAAAAACGAAAAGAAAATCAATATGTATCAGCAGGTTGAGATCGATAATACTTTGTCAAGATTATGTGATGAAATGGGGAAGTGTGAACGAATTAAAAACACAATTTTCCCAACCACTTACAGTATGTACATTCGATTGACGCTGTGTTTATTTATTCTGTTATTGCCTTTTGGTTTAACAAGCGTATTGAGCTGGTTTGCTATTCCGCTGATTACTGCAATCGGAGCCGCTTTCTTTTTGATCGAAAGAATGGCGATTCATTTGCAGGATCCGTTTGAAAATAGACCGACAGATACGCCAGTTACTGCAATTGCAAATACAATTGAAAAAAACATCAAACAGATGCTGAATGAATATCAAAGCGAGTTTGATATTTTGAACGAATTTGATCTCAAAGACGAACCTAAGAAAGTAGAAAAAGACGCTTATTTCGTCTTATAA
- a CDS encoding EamA family transporter has product MKTTKYYIAAISAFTTWGLFSLVLRPIHEYPSLDILFFRVFSCSILMLLIALLFKRKQIKETIEIFKALPKSEKTKSILLNIGGSAFLMGNWFTYIYVMNHVSVKATSLAYLVCPILTTILAYFILHEKLSKTQWISVGLSISGCVLLSYAAIMDMVFSIIIGLTYASYLVSQRANKGFDKFIVLTFHITLAALVLLPFYPVFGGPVPTEFKFYLCIETIAIVFTIIPLFLNLYALSGINSSTVGMLLNINPMIAFGLAAFFFKENITPLQITAYGIIFTAVLVFNSHHIFAIKQKMTSISKGS; this is encoded by the coding sequence GTGAAAACAACAAAATATTATATCGCAGCTATTTCTGCCTTTACAACATGGGGACTTTTCAGTTTGGTTTTAAGGCCAATTCATGAATATCCTTCATTAGATATTTTATTTTTCCGTGTTTTCAGCTGTAGCATTTTGATGCTTTTGATTGCCTTGCTATTCAAAAGAAAACAAATAAAAGAAACCATCGAAATCTTTAAAGCGTTGCCAAAATCTGAAAAAACAAAATCAATTCTGCTTAATATTGGCGGAAGCGCATTTTTGATGGGAAATTGGTTTACGTATATTTATGTAATGAATCATGTCAGCGTCAAAGCGACCTCTTTGGCATATTTAGTTTGTCCTATTCTGACAACCATATTAGCTTATTTTATATTGCACGAAAAATTGTCCAAAACACAGTGGATTTCTGTAGGATTAAGCATTTCTGGCTGCGTTTTATTGTCGTATGCCGCTATAATGGACATGGTTTTCAGCATCATTATCGGACTCACTTATGCATCTTATCTAGTAAGTCAGCGCGCCAATAAAGGTTTTGACAAATTTATTGTACTGACTTTCCATATTACTTTGGCAGCATTAGTATTATTACCGTTTTATCCGGTTTTTGGGGGACCGGTTCCAACGGAATTTAAGTTTTATCTCTGCATTGAAACCATTGCAATTGTATTTACGATAATTCCGTTATTTCTCAATTTGTATGCACTCTCAGGAATCAACTCTTCGACTGTTGGAATGTTGTTAAACATTAATCCGATGATTGCATTTGGTTTGGCAGCCTTTTTTTTCAAAGAAAATATTACGCCTTTACAGATTACCGCATACGGTATCATTTTTACCGCAGTGTTAGTTTTTAATTCACATCATATTTTTGCCATAAAGCAAAAAATGACCTCAATATCCAAAGGTTCTTAA